The following proteins are co-located in the Streptomyces sp. NBC_01198 genome:
- the treS gene encoding maltose alpha-D-glucosyltransferase, translating into MIVNEPVPDTFEDTPAKDRDPDWFKRAVFYEVLVRSFQDSNGDGVGDLKGITAKLDYLQWLGVDCLWLPPFFASPLRDGGYDVSDYTAVLPEFGDLADFVEFVDAAHQRGMRVIIDFVMNHTSDQHEWFQQSRSDPEGPYGDYYTWADDDKQFPDARVIFVDTEASNWTFDPVRKQYYWHRFFSHQPDLNYENPQVQEEILAALRFWLDLGIDGFRLDAVPYLYQQEGTNCENLPRTHDFLKKVRAEIDAQYPDTVLLAEANQWPEDVVDYFGDFHKGGDECHMAFHFPVMPRIFMAVRRESRYPVSEILAKTPAIPDTCQWGIFLRNHDELTLEMVTDEERDYMYSEYAKDPRMRANIGIRRRLAPLLDNDRNQIELFTALLLSLPGSPILYYGDEIGMGDNIWLGDRDGVRTPMQWTPDRNAGFSSSDPGRLYLPTIMDPVYGYQVTNVEAQMSSPSSLLHWTRRMIEIRKQNRAFGLGSYTELPSSNPAVLAFLREDGDDLVLCVNNFSRFAQPTELDLRQFAGRHPVELIGGVRFPAIGQLPYLLTLAGHGFYWFRLRRNPS; encoded by the coding sequence TTGATCGTCAACGAACCCGTACCTGACACCTTCGAGGACACCCCGGCCAAGGACCGTGATCCCGACTGGTTCAAACGGGCGGTGTTCTACGAAGTCCTCGTCCGCTCCTTCCAGGACAGCAACGGCGACGGTGTCGGCGACCTGAAGGGCATCACCGCCAAACTCGACTATCTGCAATGGCTGGGCGTCGACTGCCTGTGGCTGCCGCCGTTCTTCGCCTCCCCGCTGCGCGACGGCGGCTACGACGTGTCCGACTACACCGCGGTGCTCCCGGAATTCGGCGACCTGGCCGACTTCGTGGAGTTCGTGGACGCCGCCCACCAACGCGGCATGCGCGTGATCATCGACTTCGTCATGAACCACACGAGCGACCAGCACGAGTGGTTCCAGCAGTCCCGCAGCGACCCCGAAGGCCCCTACGGCGACTACTACACCTGGGCCGACGACGACAAGCAGTTCCCCGACGCCCGGGTCATCTTCGTCGACACCGAGGCGTCGAACTGGACCTTCGACCCGGTGCGCAAGCAGTACTACTGGCACCGCTTCTTCTCCCACCAGCCGGATCTCAACTACGAGAACCCGCAGGTGCAGGAGGAGATCCTGGCGGCGCTGCGGTTCTGGCTCGACCTCGGCATCGACGGCTTCCGGCTCGACGCGGTGCCCTACCTGTACCAGCAGGAGGGCACCAACTGCGAGAACCTGCCGCGCACGCACGACTTCCTGAAGAAGGTGCGCGCCGAGATCGACGCGCAGTATCCGGACACCGTGCTGCTCGCCGAGGCCAACCAGTGGCCGGAGGACGTCGTCGACTACTTCGGCGACTTCCACAAGGGCGGTGACGAATGCCACATGGCCTTCCACTTCCCGGTCATGCCGCGCATCTTCATGGCGGTACGGCGTGAGTCCCGCTACCCGGTCTCGGAAATCCTGGCCAAGACCCCGGCCATCCCCGACACCTGCCAGTGGGGCATCTTCCTGCGGAACCACGACGAGCTGACCCTCGAAATGGTCACCGACGAAGAACGCGACTACATGTACTCGGAGTACGCCAAGGATCCGCGCATGCGGGCCAACATCGGCATCCGCCGCAGACTGGCACCGCTGCTCGACAACGACCGCAACCAGATCGAGCTGTTCACCGCTCTGCTGCTGTCCCTGCCCGGCTCGCCCATTCTCTACTACGGCGACGAGATCGGCATGGGCGACAACATCTGGCTGGGCGACCGCGACGGCGTGCGCACCCCGATGCAGTGGACGCCCGACCGCAACGCCGGTTTCTCCTCAAGCGACCCCGGACGGCTCTACCTGCCGACCATCATGGACCCGGTCTACGGCTACCAGGTCACCAACGTCGAGGCGCAGATGAGCTCACCCAGCTCGCTGCTGCACTGGACCCGGCGGATGATCGAGATCCGCAAGCAGAACCGCGCGTTCGGCCTGGGCTCCTACACCGAGCTGCCGTCCAGCAACCCGGCCGTGCTCGCCTTCCTGCGGGAGGACGGCGACGACCTCGTGCTGTGCGTGAACAACTTCTCCCGGTTCGCCCAGCCCACCGAGCTGGACCTGCGCCAGTTCGCGGGCCGGCACCCGGTGGAACTGATCGGCGGGGTCCGCTTCCCGGCGATCGGCCAACTGCCGTACCTGCTCACCCTCGCTGGACACGGCTTCTACTGGTTCCGGCTGCGCCGCAACCCGTCATGA
- a CDS encoding maltokinase N-terminal cap-like domain-containing protein produces MSDSSWTRVPPVPSVPPVSPTPTTHSTHSPVTPSGSPLGGHDTAPGLLRSLEPLLRGWLPRQRWFAGKGLPIGGFRLAAATELMPPGGRLGPLGLLHVLIDVEQPGRPADCYQLLLGAHPLLPSALVPTALGPAVGGPYDGLTLYDAPHDPRLASLLLERLRLPGRTGRLRFTTEPHAVFPPGLAPRVSTAEQSNTSVVYGDTYILKLFRRVSPGTNPDLELSLALARAGSRRVAEPVAWFESLEPGPGPAAEEPTTLGVLQRFLPGSSDGWALALASVAEDGDFRAEAAALGRATAEVHASLAAALPVRALGGAALESIAAGMARRLDETAAEVPAVRPYADALRSAFDDLAKLGAVTLPGHAVTAQRIHGDLHLGQALRRPGGEWVLIDFEGEPARPLAERRKPAPPVQDVAGMLRSFDYAAHHSGNGPWAARHRDAYCTGYADVSGTDPREQPVLIRAFETDKAVYEARYEARHRPAWLPIPLSALARLSTTTPR; encoded by the coding sequence ATGTCGGACAGCTCCTGGACCCGTGTTCCCCCCGTGCCCTCCGTCCCTCCTGTGTCCCCTACTCCCACCACCCACTCCACTCACAGCCCCGTTACGCCGTCCGGGTCGCCGCTTGGCGGGCACGACACCGCGCCCGGACTGCTGCGCTCCCTCGAACCACTGCTGCGCGGCTGGTTGCCGCGGCAGCGCTGGTTCGCCGGCAAGGGGCTGCCGATCGGCGGCTTCCGGCTGGCCGCGGCGACCGAGTTGATGCCTCCCGGCGGCCGGCTCGGACCCCTCGGCCTGCTGCACGTGCTGATCGACGTCGAGCAGCCGGGGCGTCCCGCCGACTGCTACCAACTGCTGCTCGGCGCGCATCCGCTGCTGCCGTCCGCCCTGGTGCCGACCGCGCTGGGCCCGGCCGTCGGCGGCCCCTACGACGGGCTGACCCTCTACGACGCCCCGCACGACCCCCGGCTGGCCTCGCTGCTGCTCGAACGCCTGCGGCTGCCCGGCCGCACCGGGCGGCTGCGCTTCACCACCGAGCCGCACGCGGTCTTCCCGCCCGGGCTCGCCCCGCGGGTGTCCACCGCCGAGCAGTCCAACACCTCGGTGGTCTACGGCGACACCTATATCCTCAAGCTCTTCCGCCGCGTCTCGCCCGGCACCAACCCCGACCTCGAACTCTCGCTGGCCCTGGCCAGGGCGGGGTCGCGGCGGGTCGCCGAGCCGGTCGCGTGGTTCGAGTCGCTGGAACCCGGCCCGGGGCCCGCCGCCGAGGAGCCCACCACACTCGGCGTGCTGCAGCGCTTCCTGCCCGGCTCGTCCGACGGCTGGGCGCTCGCGCTGGCCTCGGTCGCCGAGGACGGCGACTTCCGCGCCGAGGCGGCGGCGCTCGGCCGCGCCACCGCCGAGGTGCACGCCTCGCTCGCCGCCGCACTGCCGGTACGCGCGCTGGGCGGCGCGGCGCTGGAAAGTATCGCCGCCGGCATGGCGCGCAGGCTGGACGAGACCGCCGCCGAGGTACCCGCGGTGCGCCCGTACGCCGACGCGCTGCGCTCCGCCTTCGACGACCTCGCCAAGCTCGGCGCCGTCACGCTGCCCGGCCACGCGGTCACCGCCCAGCGCATCCACGGCGACCTGCACCTCGGCCAGGCGCTGCGCCGGCCCGGCGGGGAGTGGGTGCTGATCGACTTCGAGGGCGAGCCGGCCCGCCCGCTGGCGGAACGCCGCAAGCCGGCACCGCCGGTGCAGGACGTGGCCGGCATGCTCCGCTCCTTCGACTACGCCGCCCACCACAGCGGCAACGGCCCCTGGGCGGCCAGGCACCGGGACGCCTACTGCACCGGATACGCCGACGTCTCGGGCACCGACCCGCGTGAACAGCCCGTGCTGATACGGGCCTTCGAAACGGACAAGGCCGTCTACGAAGCACGCTACGAGGCCCGCCACCGGCCCGCCTGGCTCCCGATCCCGCTGTCCGCCCTGGCCAGGCTGTCCACGACCACCCCGCGATGA
- the glgB gene encoding 1,4-alpha-glucan branching protein GlgB codes for MNPPPTPQASNPQPEETPPVSPEPTPASGDLPEAAARGYDATTPHPAASGTAPRPPIPAAAQGPTSPAPETATRTSGESAQEGTSQGREASAPGSAPRTSGAPAAEDTSQGRGELRAQPTTRRWSGDDRDSPARPVATRATAGAERAVPRAPESPREREDTPATGGTREREGALDAEDRRRLLAGEHHDPHALLGAHPERKGVRVRALRPYARAVSLVVGDDRVAMTDEGDGLFSALLPQGPVPEYRLAVTYESGEVVVDDPYRFLPSLGELDLHLIGEGRHEQLWKALGSEPMTHAGVTGTRFAVWAPNARGVRLAADFTFWDGTSLPMRSLGSTGVWELFVPGVGPGTAYKYDIAHPDGSHGMKADPMARASEVPPATASIVTESAYAWRDTDWMARRADVPVHRAPFSVYEVHLPSWRPGLTYRELAEQLPAYVADLGFTHVELMPVAGHPFSGSWGYQVTSYYAPMPGLGSPDDFRHLVDALHRAGIGVIMDWVPAHFPKDDWALARFDGEPLYEPADPRRAEHPDWGTLEFDFGRTEVRNFLVANAVYWCEDFHIDGLRVDAVASMLYLDYSREGGDWLPNVHGGRENLDAVAFLQEMNATVYRRCPGVITIAEESTAWDGVTRATHHVGHTGFGGLGFGLKWNMGWMHDSLGYIGHEPVHRKYHHNEMTFSMVYAYSENYVLPISHDEVVHGKGSLVGKVPGDWWQRRATVRAYLGFMWSHPGKQLLFMGQEFAQGSEWSHETGPDWWLVDPEYSAAGDHRGVRDLVRELNTVYTATPALWQRDTDPGGFEWIEGGAAEDNVFAFLRFDAAGEPVLCVSNFSPVVRDGYRLGSPAAVWTPVLNTDELRFGGSGVALPDQIKTEASPWHGRPHSLTLTLPPLSTVWLRPDHG; via the coding sequence ATGAACCCGCCCCCGACCCCGCAGGCATCGAACCCGCAGCCCGAGGAGACCCCGCCCGTGAGCCCCGAACCGACCCCCGCCAGCGGCGACCTCCCCGAGGCCGCGGCTCGCGGCTACGACGCCACCACGCCCCACCCTGCCGCCTCGGGCACCGCCCCCAGGCCGCCGATCCCCGCCGCGGCCCAGGGCCCGACGTCGCCGGCCCCGGAGACCGCCACCCGCACCAGCGGCGAATCTGCCCAAGAGGGCACGTCCCAGGGCCGCGAGGCCTCCGCCCCCGGGAGCGCACCCCGTACCAGCGGCGCACCCGCCGCAGAGGACACGTCCCAGGGGCGCGGGGAACTGCGCGCCCAGCCCACCACCCGCCGGTGGTCCGGGGACGACCGCGACAGCCCCGCCCGGCCGGTGGCGACCCGCGCCACCGCGGGAGCCGAGCGCGCAGTTCCCCGCGCCCCTGAAAGTCCCCGGGAGCGCGAGGACACCCCCGCCACCGGGGGCACCCGGGAGCGCGAGGGTGCCCTCGATGCGGAGGACCGCCGGAGGCTGTTGGCCGGGGAGCACCACGACCCGCACGCGCTGCTCGGGGCGCACCCCGAGCGGAAGGGCGTGCGCGTACGGGCGCTGCGCCCGTACGCCCGCGCCGTCTCGCTCGTCGTCGGCGACGACCGCGTCGCCATGACCGACGAGGGCGACGGCCTGTTCTCCGCCCTGCTCCCGCAGGGCCCCGTGCCGGAGTACCGGCTGGCGGTGACGTACGAGAGCGGCGAGGTCGTCGTGGACGACCCGTACCGCTTCCTGCCGTCGCTCGGCGAGCTGGACCTCCACCTCATCGGCGAGGGCCGCCACGAGCAGCTCTGGAAGGCCCTCGGCTCCGAGCCGATGACGCACGCCGGTGTCACCGGCACCCGCTTCGCGGTGTGGGCGCCCAACGCCCGCGGCGTCCGGCTCGCCGCCGACTTCACCTTCTGGGACGGCACTTCGCTGCCGATGCGCTCGCTCGGATCCACCGGCGTGTGGGAGCTGTTCGTGCCGGGCGTCGGGCCGGGAACGGCGTACAAGTACGACATCGCGCACCCGGACGGCTCGCACGGCATGAAGGCCGACCCGATGGCACGCGCCTCGGAGGTGCCGCCGGCCACCGCGTCGATCGTGACGGAGTCGGCGTACGCGTGGCGGGACACGGACTGGATGGCGCGCCGCGCGGACGTCCCGGTGCACCGCGCCCCCTTCTCGGTCTACGAGGTGCATCTGCCGTCCTGGCGGCCCGGCCTGACCTACCGCGAGCTGGCGGAGCAGCTGCCCGCCTACGTGGCGGACCTCGGCTTCACGCACGTGGAGTTGATGCCGGTCGCCGGCCACCCCTTCAGCGGTTCGTGGGGCTACCAGGTCACCTCCTACTACGCACCGATGCCGGGCCTCGGCTCGCCCGACGACTTCCGGCACCTGGTGGACGCGCTGCACCGCGCCGGCATCGGCGTGATCATGGACTGGGTGCCCGCGCACTTCCCGAAGGACGACTGGGCGCTGGCCCGGTTCGACGGTGAGCCGCTGTACGAGCCGGCCGACCCGCGCCGGGCCGAGCACCCGGACTGGGGCACGCTGGAGTTCGACTTCGGCCGGACCGAGGTGCGCAACTTCCTGGTCGCCAACGCCGTCTACTGGTGCGAGGACTTCCACATCGACGGCCTGCGGGTGGACGCGGTCGCCTCGATGCTCTACCTGGACTACTCCCGCGAGGGCGGCGACTGGCTGCCCAACGTCCACGGCGGCCGGGAGAATCTGGACGCGGTGGCCTTCCTCCAGGAGATGAACGCCACCGTCTACCGCCGCTGCCCCGGCGTGATCACGATCGCCGAGGAGTCCACCGCGTGGGACGGCGTGACCCGCGCCACCCACCATGTGGGCCACACCGGCTTCGGCGGCCTCGGCTTCGGCCTGAAGTGGAACATGGGCTGGATGCACGACTCGCTCGGCTACATCGGCCACGAGCCGGTGCACCGCAAGTACCACCACAACGAGATGACGTTCTCGATGGTGTACGCGTACAGCGAGAACTACGTGCTGCCGATCTCGCACGACGAGGTCGTGCACGGCAAGGGCTCGCTGGTCGGCAAGGTGCCGGGCGACTGGTGGCAGCGGCGGGCGACCGTCCGCGCCTACCTGGGCTTCATGTGGTCCCACCCGGGCAAGCAACTGCTTTTCATGGGCCAGGAGTTCGCCCAGGGCTCGGAGTGGTCGCACGAGACCGGCCCGGACTGGTGGCTGGTGGACCCGGAGTACTCAGCGGCCGGCGACCACCGCGGGGTGCGCGACCTGGTGCGCGAGCTGAACACCGTCTACACGGCCACGCCCGCGCTGTGGCAGCGCGACACCGACCCCGGCGGCTTCGAGTGGATCGAGGGGGGCGCGGCGGAGGACAACGTCTTCGCCTTCCTGCGCTTCGACGCGGCCGGCGAACCGGTGCTGTGCGTCAGCAACTTCTCCCCCGTCGTCAGGGACGGCTACCGCCTCGGCTCCCCCGCCGCGGTGTGGACGCCGGTGCTCAACACCGACGAGCTGCGCTTCGGCGGCAGCGGGGTGGCCCTTCCCGACCAGATCAAGACCGAGGCGTCGCCCTGGCACGGCCGCCCGCACAGCCTCACCCTGACGCTGCCGCCGCTGTCCACGGTGTGGCTGCGTCCCGACCACGGCTGA
- a CDS encoding GlsB/YeaQ/YmgE family stress response membrane protein, which yields MGIIGWIVLGLVAGAVAKVILPGRDPGGVFGTAVIGFIGALLGGWLSAKLLDKPIPHHFYDGKTWLAAIAGSLVLLIAYRVFFGDSRAPSRSRSRSRSRRSRR from the coding sequence ATGGGCATCATCGGATGGATCGTACTGGGACTTGTCGCCGGCGCCGTAGCCAAGGTCATCCTGCCGGGGCGTGACCCCGGCGGCGTGTTCGGCACCGCGGTCATCGGCTTCATCGGCGCACTGCTCGGCGGCTGGCTGTCGGCCAAGCTGCTCGACAAGCCGATTCCGCACCACTTCTACGACGGCAAGACCTGGTTGGCGGCCATCGCCGGCTCGCTGGTCCTGCTGATCGCCTACCGCGTCTTCTTCGGCGACTCCCGGGCGCCGTCCCGGTCGCGCTCCCGCTCCCGGTCCCGTCGTTCCCGCCGCTGA
- a CDS encoding ATP-dependent 6-phosphofructokinase gives MRIGVLTAGGDCPGLNAVIRSVVHRALTGHTDEVIGFEDGFVGLLEGRFRPLDLNSVSGILARGGTVLGSARLQRDRLREAADNADDLCSRYGIDVLIPIGGEGTLTAARMLSDAGMPVVGVPKTIDNDINGTDRTFGFDTAVTVATEAIDRLKTTAESHQRVMVVEVMGRHAGWIALEAGMAGGAHGICVPERPFDPADLVGMVTERFSRGKKFAVICVAEGAHPAKDTMDYGVGEIDKFGHERFNGIGTTLARELERRLGKEARPVILGHVQRGGVPTAYDRVLATRFGWHAVEAAHKGAFGHMTALHGTRVDMVPLADAVTYLKTVPDDRMEEAESVF, from the coding sequence ATGCGTATCGGAGTCCTCACCGCCGGCGGCGACTGCCCCGGCCTCAACGCCGTCATCCGGTCGGTCGTGCACCGCGCCCTGACCGGGCACACGGACGAGGTCATCGGCTTCGAGGACGGATTCGTCGGCCTGCTCGAAGGCCGCTTCCGCCCGCTCGACCTCAACTCCGTCAGCGGCATCCTGGCCCGCGGCGGCACCGTCCTCGGCTCGGCCCGGCTGCAGCGCGACCGGCTGCGCGAGGCGGCGGACAACGCCGACGACCTCTGCTCGCGCTACGGCATCGACGTCCTCATCCCGATCGGCGGCGAGGGCACGCTGACCGCCGCCCGGATGCTGTCCGACGCCGGCATGCCGGTGGTCGGGGTGCCCAAGACGATCGACAACGACATCAACGGCACCGACCGCACCTTCGGCTTCGACACCGCGGTCACGGTGGCGACCGAGGCGATCGACCGCCTGAAGACCACCGCGGAGTCCCACCAGCGGGTCATGGTCGTCGAGGTGATGGGCCGGCACGCGGGCTGGATCGCGCTGGAGGCCGGCATGGCGGGCGGCGCCCACGGCATCTGCGTGCCGGAACGCCCCTTCGACCCGGCCGACCTGGTCGGCATGGTCACCGAACGCTTCTCCCGCGGCAAGAAGTTCGCCGTCATCTGCGTCGCCGAGGGCGCCCACCCGGCCAAGGACACGATGGACTACGGCGTCGGCGAGATCGACAAGTTCGGCCACGAGCGCTTCAACGGCATCGGCACCACCCTGGCCCGCGAGCTGGAACGCCGCCTCGGCAAGGAGGCCCGCCCGGTCATCCTCGGCCACGTCCAGCGCGGCGGCGTCCCCACCGCCTACGACCGCGTGCTGGCCACCCGCTTCGGCTGGCACGCCGTCGAGGCAGCCCACAAGGGCGCCTTCGGCCACATGACCGCCCTGCACGGCACCCGCGTCGACATGGTCCCGCTGGCCGACGCCGTCACCTACCTCAAGACGGTCCCCGACGACCGGATGGAGGAGGCCGAGTCGGTCTTCTAG
- a CDS encoding 2-hydroxyacid dehydrogenase produces the protein MDVLATGVQRDERPLLEAAFAGRHDIRCLETTLTADTLPLAAGYEAVSTSVNSVLDAPVLEALVRGGTRLIAQRSTGYNNIDLAHAERLGMTVARVAAYSPYAVAEFAWTLALALNRKIVRAASRTRDFDFRLDGLLGEDFHGRTAGVVGTGRIGTAFTAIARGFGMRLLGWDITPNPECEELGMQYVELDRLFREADLLTLHLPLMPSTHHLVGSRRLGEMKDEAILVNTSRGALIDSTALVETLREGRLGGVGLDVYEEEAGVFFYDKSLEIMTDDVLARLLTFTNVLISSHQAYYTVDAVEEIVAATLRNVNDYVAGRITDSTLIPRSP, from the coding sequence ATGGACGTCCTGGCCACCGGAGTGCAGCGCGACGAGCGGCCCCTGCTGGAGGCCGCGTTCGCCGGGCGGCACGACATCCGCTGCCTCGAAACCACCCTCACCGCCGACACCCTGCCGCTGGCCGCCGGCTACGAGGCGGTCTCCACCAGCGTCAACAGCGTCCTGGACGCACCCGTCCTGGAGGCGCTGGTACGGGGCGGCACCCGGCTGATCGCCCAGCGCTCCACCGGGTACAACAACATCGACCTGGCCCACGCAGAACGGCTCGGCATGACCGTCGCCCGGGTCGCCGCCTACTCACCGTACGCGGTCGCCGAATTCGCCTGGACCCTGGCGCTCGCCCTGAACCGCAAGATCGTCCGGGCCGCGAGCCGTACCCGCGACTTCGACTTCCGCCTCGACGGCCTGCTCGGCGAGGACTTCCACGGCCGCACCGCCGGCGTCGTCGGCACCGGCCGGATCGGCACCGCCTTCACCGCGATCGCCCGCGGCTTCGGCATGCGGCTGCTCGGCTGGGACATCACGCCGAACCCGGAGTGCGAGGAGCTCGGCATGCAGTATGTCGAGCTGGACAGGCTCTTCCGCGAGGCGGACCTGCTCACCCTGCACCTGCCGCTGATGCCGTCCACCCACCATCTGGTCGGCAGCAGGCGGCTGGGCGAGATGAAGGACGAGGCGATCCTCGTCAACACCAGCCGCGGCGCCCTGATCGACTCCACCGCCCTGGTCGAGACGCTCCGTGAAGGACGGCTCGGCGGAGTGGGCCTGGACGTGTACGAGGAGGAGGCGGGGGTCTTCTTCTACGACAAGTCGCTGGAGATCATGACCGACGACGTCCTGGCCAGGCTGCTGACCTTCACCAACGTGCTGATCAGCTCGCACCAGGCCTACTACACGGTGGACGCCGTCGAGGAGATCGTGGCGGCGACGCTGCGCAATGTGAACGACTACGTGGCCGGCCGGATCACCGACAGCACGCTGATCCCGCGCAGCCCGTGA
- the pta gene encoding phosphate acetyltransferase has protein sequence MTRSVYVTGIGRGDGRQVVELGVMELLTRQVDRVGIYRPLVHDTPDRIFELLHSRYRLVQDPATVFGMGYEEAAALQAEQGQEALTARLVEGYLRVAEDYETVLILGSDFAGTNLPAELGVNARLANECGASVLPVIGGRAQSAESVVAEVRNAHHAYTNLGCDVIAMVANRVDPAEVAEAAERLARTPDVPVYVLPDEPALAAPTVAQIAETLGAQVLLGDDAGLSRDALDFVLGGAMLPTFLPNLTPGCMVITPGDRADLIVGALAAHSAGSPPIAGVLLTLDEKPGQDILTLANRLAPGTPVLAVATDSFTTSTRLFTLDGKLGAGTPRKAETALGLFETHVDTAELTERLSVARSSRVTPMMFEHALLERARADKRRIVLPEGTEERILRATEVLLRRGVCELTLLGEEDAVRKKAGDLGITLDDPGLQVVDPQTSPLRERFAERYAELRAHRGVSYELAYDMVADVSYFGTLMVQEGLADGMVSGAVHSTAATIRPAFEIIKTRPGAAIVSSVFFMCLADKVLVYGDCAVNPDPDAEQLADIAIQAAATASRFNVEPRIAMLSYSTGTSGSGADVDKVRAATELVRRQRPELLVEGPIQYDAAVAPSVAATKMPGSAVAGQATVLIFPDLNTGNNTYKAVQRSAGAVAVGPVLQGLRKPVNDLSRGALVQDIVTTVAITAIQAQQGDAE, from the coding sequence GTGACGCGCAGCGTCTATGTCACGGGGATCGGCCGCGGCGACGGCCGGCAGGTGGTCGAGCTGGGGGTGATGGAGCTGTTGACCCGGCAGGTGGACCGGGTCGGCATCTACCGGCCGCTGGTGCACGACACCCCCGACCGTATCTTCGAGCTGCTGCACAGCCGCTACCGGCTGGTCCAGGACCCGGCGACGGTGTTCGGCATGGGCTACGAGGAGGCCGCCGCGCTGCAGGCCGAGCAGGGTCAGGAGGCGTTGACGGCCCGGCTGGTCGAGGGCTATCTGCGGGTCGCGGAGGACTACGAGACCGTGCTGATCCTCGGCTCGGACTTCGCCGGCACCAACCTGCCGGCCGAGCTGGGGGTCAACGCCCGGCTGGCCAACGAGTGCGGCGCCTCGGTGCTGCCGGTGATAGGCGGCCGGGCGCAGAGCGCCGAGTCAGTGGTCGCCGAGGTGCGCAACGCCCACCACGCCTACACCAACCTGGGCTGCGACGTGATCGCGATGGTCGCCAACCGGGTGGACCCGGCCGAGGTCGCGGAGGCCGCGGAGCGGCTCGCCCGCACGCCCGACGTCCCGGTCTACGTGCTGCCGGACGAGCCCGCGCTGGCCGCGCCGACGGTCGCGCAGATCGCCGAGACGCTGGGCGCGCAGGTGCTGCTCGGCGACGACGCCGGACTGTCCAGGGACGCGCTGGACTTCGTCCTGGGCGGGGCGATGCTGCCGACCTTCCTGCCGAACCTGACCCCGGGATGCATGGTGATCACGCCAGGCGACCGGGCCGATCTGATCGTCGGCGCGCTGGCCGCGCACTCGGCGGGCTCACCGCCGATCGCCGGGGTGCTGCTGACGCTGGACGAGAAGCCGGGCCAGGACATCCTGACGCTGGCGAACCGGCTGGCCCCCGGCACCCCGGTGCTCGCGGTCGCCACCGACTCCTTCACCACCTCCACCCGGCTGTTCACCCTGGACGGAAAGCTGGGCGCGGGCACCCCGCGCAAGGCGGAGACCGCGCTCGGGCTGTTCGAGACCCATGTCGACACCGCCGAGCTGACCGAGCGGCTGTCGGTGGCCCGCTCCTCCCGGGTCACCCCGATGATGTTCGAGCACGCGCTGCTGGAGCGGGCGCGGGCCGACAAGCGGCGGATCGTCCTGCCGGAGGGCACCGAGGAGCGCATCCTGCGGGCCACCGAGGTGCTGCTGCGCCGGGGCGTGTGCGAGCTCACACTGCTGGGCGAGGAGGACGCGGTACGCAAGAAGGCCGGCGACCTCGGCATCACGCTGGACGACCCGGGCCTGCAGGTGGTCGACCCGCAGACCTCGCCGCTTCGGGAACGGTTCGCCGAGCGGTACGCGGAGCTGCGGGCGCACCGCGGGGTCAGTTACGAGCTGGCCTACGACATGGTGGCCGACGTCTCCTACTTCGGCACGCTGATGGTCCAGGAGGGGCTGGCCGACGGCATGGTGTCGGGCGCCGTGCACTCCACGGCGGCGACCATCCGGCCGGCCTTCGAGATCATCAAGACCCGGCCGGGGGCGGCCATCGTCTCGTCGGTCTTCTTCATGTGCCTGGCCGACAAGGTGCTGGTCTACGGTGACTGCGCCGTCAACCCCGACCCGGACGCCGAGCAGCTGGCCGACATCGCGATCCAGGCGGCGGCCACCGCGTCCCGCTTCAACGTCGAGCCGCGGATCGCGATGCTGTCGTACTCCACCGGCACCTCCGGCAGCGGCGCCGACGTGGACAAGGTGCGGGCGGCCACCGAGCTGGTCCGGCGGCAGCGCCCCGAACTGCTGGTGGAGGGCCCGATCCAGTACGACGCCGCCGTGGCGCCGTCGGTCGCGGCCACCAAGATGCCCGGCTCAGCGGTCGCCGGGCAGGCGACGGTGCTGATCTTCCCGGACCTGAACACCGGCAACAACACCTACAAGGCCGTCCAGCGCTCGGCCGGCGCGGTCGCGGTCGGCCCGGTGCTGCAGGGCCTGCGCAAGCCGGTGAACGACCTGTCGCGGGGCGCCCTGGTCCAGGACATCGTCACGACGGTCGCGATCACCGCGATCCAGGCACAGCAGGGGGACGCGGAATGA